Proteins found in one Actinomycetota bacterium genomic segment:
- a CDS encoding polyprenyl synthetase family protein, producing MATRPRSDPIPDDVRSPLLERVRERVDPALARFLSDRGAELAGMDPRAAVLIDELLRLLAAGGKRIRPALCVYAYRAAGGSDGPPITKAAAALELLHTFALVHDDVMDRTQERRGVESTHVRFAKEAPPGVEPDGYGVSVAILVGDLAAVLAEQRLRTCGAAPDALHLAIERFDRMRVEMAAGQLLDLEMARAAESPDEAARRRIAALKTGSYTAEGPVLIGAALADAGPSVEGPLRVYARSMGDAFQLRDDVIDGEAPSEAASRVDELASRAIAALQSGTLEAVGRDALVEIASALRVAG from the coding sequence GTGGCGACGCGGCCCCGATCCGATCCGATCCCCGACGACGTTCGGTCGCCGCTGCTCGAACGGGTTCGCGAGCGCGTCGATCCCGCGCTGGCCAGGTTCCTGTCAGATCGCGGGGCCGAGCTCGCCGGGATGGACCCTCGCGCCGCGGTCCTGATCGACGAGCTCCTTCGATTGCTCGCCGCGGGCGGCAAGCGGATCCGGCCGGCGCTGTGCGTGTACGCGTATCGGGCGGCCGGTGGCTCGGACGGACCTCCGATCACGAAAGCGGCGGCCGCACTCGAGCTGCTGCACACGTTCGCGCTGGTCCACGACGACGTGATGGACCGGACCCAGGAGCGCCGCGGCGTCGAATCGACGCACGTGCGGTTCGCCAAGGAGGCGCCGCCCGGCGTCGAACCCGACGGGTACGGCGTCTCGGTGGCCATCCTCGTCGGCGACCTGGCGGCCGTCCTCGCCGAGCAGCGCCTGAGGACGTGCGGGGCAGCGCCCGACGCGCTCCACCTCGCCATTGAGCGGTTCGATCGCATGCGCGTCGAGATGGCCGCGGGCCAGCTCCTCGATCTCGAGATGGCCCGAGCGGCCGAATCTCCGGACGAAGCGGCTCGCCGGCGCATCGCCGCCCTGAAGACGGGTTCGTACACCGCCGAAGGGCCGGTGCTGATCGGCGCCGCGCTGGCCGACGCGGGACCGAGCGTCGAGGGCCCGCTCCGGGTCTACGCCCGTTCCATGGGCGACGCATTCCAGCTGCGCGACGACGTCATCGACGGCGAGGCACCGTCCGAGGCCGCCTCGCGGGTCGACGAGCTCGCCTCGCGGGCGATCGCCGCTCTGCAGAGCGGGACCCTCGAGGCAGTCGGGAGGGACGCGCTCGTCGAGATCGCGTCTGCGCTCCGGGTGGCCGGCTGA
- a CDS encoding pyridoxamine 5'-phosphate oxidase family protein, translated as MQVRDVDVAAARRMFGGLPVASVATVNEDGSPHVVPLWFVWLEEAVYVSARRPGRTWSNASAEPRVALTIDLGRAWVEIAGVEIRGRAELVTPQDADMRRPMSAWHEKYRPLLAGDGFARFTGEVSDIGFLRVDVERIVAWDHARD; from the coding sequence ATGCAGGTCCGCGACGTCGACGTCGCCGCGGCGCGGCGGATGTTCGGCGGACTTCCGGTCGCCAGCGTTGCCACGGTGAACGAGGATGGCTCGCCGCACGTCGTCCCCCTGTGGTTCGTCTGGCTCGAGGAAGCGGTCTACGTCTCCGCACGGCGACCCGGGCGGACGTGGTCGAACGCGTCGGCCGAACCACGCGTTGCGCTGACGATCGATCTGGGGCGGGCCTGGGTCGAGATCGCCGGCGTCGAGATCCGCGGCCGTGCCGAGTTGGTCACGCCGCAGGACGCCGACATGCGCAGGCCGATGTCGGCGTGGCACGAGAAGTATCGGCCGCTCCTCGCCGGCGACGGGTTCGCCCGCTTCACCGGCGAGGTCTCGGACATCGGGTTCCTGCGCGTGGACGTCGAACGGATCGTCGCCTGGGACCACGCGCGCGACTGA
- a CDS encoding geranylgeranyl reductase family protein → MSSSASPQIETDVLVVGAGPGGSTAAYHLARHGVDVTLLERATFPREKVCGDGLTPRAVVALRKMGIEPEDHPFERHHGLRIYSRKVTLELPWPTLEDFPGFGLTMTRGVFDELLARRAQRAGARLRERTEALEPVVDRGWVTGALVRDLERGEDAEIRARYVVVADGASSRFAGHVGVRRDPSKPIGIAARRYYRIDRHPGPWLEVWMDLWDGDSLLPGYGWLFPLPGGDVNLGAGLLNTFKNFSNVSAQRVFDAFWRMLPPEWNVTEESADGRVLSGPLPMGMSRTPAAVPGMLVVGDAAGIVNPFNGEGIAYAMESAELAAELIHEALVRDRPGIAHLYPTILRERYEPYYRVGTTFVRAIGNPTVMRLLTDYGLPQEWLMRFLIRLMGNLSDGPRGDVRDKVMDALVRLARAA, encoded by the coding sequence GTGTCGAGCTCAGCGAGCCCGCAGATCGAGACCGACGTTCTGGTCGTCGGCGCCGGGCCGGGGGGTTCCACGGCGGCCTACCACTTGGCCCGCCACGGGGTCGACGTCACGCTGCTCGAGCGGGCGACGTTCCCTCGCGAGAAGGTCTGTGGCGACGGGCTGACCCCGCGCGCCGTCGTCGCGCTGCGGAAGATGGGCATCGAGCCCGAGGACCACCCGTTCGAGCGGCACCACGGGCTGCGGATCTACTCGCGAAAGGTCACGCTCGAGCTGCCGTGGCCGACGCTCGAGGACTTCCCGGGGTTCGGGCTGACGATGACCCGCGGTGTGTTCGACGAGCTCCTTGCGCGGCGCGCTCAGCGCGCGGGTGCGCGATTGCGCGAGCGCACCGAGGCCCTCGAACCGGTCGTCGACAGGGGCTGGGTGACCGGCGCCCTCGTCCGCGACCTCGAGCGGGGTGAGGACGCCGAGATCCGCGCGCGCTACGTGGTCGTTGCCGACGGCGCATCGTCGCGGTTCGCCGGGCACGTCGGCGTCAGACGCGACCCCTCGAAGCCGATCGGCATCGCCGCGCGACGGTACTACCGGATCGACCGGCACCCCGGTCCGTGGCTCGAGGTGTGGATGGACCTGTGGGACGGCGACAGCTTGCTCCCCGGCTACGGCTGGTTGTTCCCACTCCCCGGCGGTGACGTGAACCTCGGGGCCGGCCTGCTGAACACGTTCAAGAACTTCTCGAACGTCTCCGCGCAGCGCGTGTTCGACGCGTTCTGGCGGATGCTGCCGCCCGAGTGGAACGTGACCGAGGAAAGCGCGGACGGCCGCGTGCTCTCCGGCCCTCTGCCGATGGGCATGTCGCGAACGCCGGCCGCCGTTCCGGGGATGCTCGTCGTCGGCGACGCCGCCGGCATCGTCAACCCGTTCAACGGCGAGGGCATCGCGTACGCGATGGAATCCGCGGAGCTTGCCGCCGAGCTGATCCACGAGGCGCTCGTGCGCGATCGCCCGGGCATCGCGCACCTGTATCCGACGATCCTTCGCGAGCGGTACGAGCCGTACTACCGGGTCGGCACCACGTTCGTTCGGGCGATCGGGAATCCGACGGTGATGCGTCTGCTCACGGACTACGGCCTGCCGCAGGAGTGGTTGATGAGATTCCTGATCCGGTTGATGGGCAATCTGTCGGACGGACCGCGCGGCGACGTCCGCGACAAGGTGATGGACGCGCTCGTGCGCCTCGCGCGGGCGGCCTAG
- a CDS encoding NADH-quinone oxidoreductase subunit B family protein yields MPVERIEGFHTDRGDQQSSGQEAEEELERGLLLTTLDKAVSWGRKQSMWPVTFGLACCAIELITTGTSKYDLARWGMELFRASPRQSDLMIVAGRVSQKMAPVLRTIYDQMPEPKWVISMGVCASYGGMFTNYAIVQGVDTVVPVDVYVPGCPPRPEMLMYGILRLHEKVQKEGRFR; encoded by the coding sequence ATGCCCGTTGAGCGCATCGAGGGGTTCCACACGGATCGCGGCGATCAACAGTCGTCGGGCCAGGAGGCGGAAGAGGAGCTCGAACGCGGGCTCCTGCTGACGACGCTCGACAAGGCAGTGTCGTGGGGGCGGAAGCAGTCCATGTGGCCGGTGACGTTCGGACTGGCGTGCTGCGCGATCGAGTTGATAACGACCGGCACGAGCAAGTACGACCTCGCGCGGTGGGGGATGGAGCTGTTCCGCGCGTCGCCGAGGCAGTCCGACTTGATGATCGTGGCCGGCAGGGTGAGCCAGAAGATGGCGCCGGTGCTTCGGACGATCTACGACCAGATGCCCGAGCCGAAATGGGTCATCTCGATGGGCGTGTGCGCGTCGTACGGCGGGATGTTCACCAACTACGCGATCGTGCAGGGCGTCGACACGGTCGTCCCCGTGGACGTGTACGTGCCGGGCTGCCCGCCCCGGCCCGAGATGCTGATGTACGGGATCCTCCGCCTCCACGAGAAGGTGCAGAAGGAGGGGCGGTTCCGCTGA
- a CDS encoding NADH-quinone oxidoreductase subunit C, with protein sequence MVARGEVTVIVDRTELLELLRELRDDPEMRFDFMASVAATDWPGHEPRFWMAYDLASIEHIHRVRVKVGVPEGDARVPSVTPMFPTADWHERETYDMFGITFDGHPDLRRILMPDDWVGNPLRKTEELGGVDTAYRGAFMPPVDRRVT encoded by the coding sequence GTGGTCGCTCGGGGCGAGGTCACGGTGATCGTCGATCGAACCGAGCTGCTGGAGCTGCTCCGCGAGCTCCGGGATGACCCAGAAATGAGGTTCGACTTCATGGCGAGCGTCGCCGCGACCGACTGGCCGGGGCACGAGCCACGGTTCTGGATGGCGTACGACCTGGCGTCGATCGAACACATCCACCGCGTTCGCGTGAAGGTCGGCGTGCCCGAGGGCGATGCCCGCGTGCCCTCGGTCACGCCGATGTTCCCCACCGCGGACTGGCACGAGCGCGAGACGTACGACATGTTTGGGATCACGTTCGACGGCCATCCGGACCTTCGCCGGATCCTCATGCCAGACGACTGGGTCGGTAATCCGCTCCGCAAGACCGAGGAGCTCGGCGGCGTCGACACCGCGTACCGCGGCGCGTTCATGCCGCCGGTCGACCGGAGGGTGACGTGA
- the nuoD gene encoding NADH dehydrogenase (quinone) subunit D codes for MVINMGPQHPSTHGVLRLLLELDGETVVSCKPIVGYLHTGIEKNTEYRTWQQGVTYVTRADYLSPFFNETAYCLAAERLLGIEAPPRAQVLRVLFMELNRIASHLVWIGTAGLDLGAVSMILYGFRERETILELFEAATGLRMNHAYVRIGGVLMDLPDRAEEKLEELLEVLPARIHEYENLLARNPIWLERNVHVGPLSPKDAFALGVTGPILRASGVSRDVRRDEPYCGYETYEFEVPVRDAGDCYARFEVRIEEMKQSLGIVEQAIERLREPGPVMTEDPKVRWPAQLEVGPDGIGNSERYVKHIMEESMEALIHHFKMVTDGISVPAGEVYVPVESPRGELGYYVVSDGGNHPYRVKIRDPSFVNLQAVPRMVEGGLVADTIAVISSVDPVMGGVDR; via the coding sequence ATGGTCATCAACATGGGACCTCAGCACCCGTCGACGCACGGGGTGCTGCGCCTCCTGCTCGAGCTGGACGGCGAGACCGTGGTCTCGTGCAAGCCGATCGTCGGCTACCTGCACACGGGGATCGAGAAGAACACCGAGTACCGCACGTGGCAGCAGGGTGTCACCTACGTCACCCGCGCCGATTACCTGTCGCCGTTCTTCAACGAGACCGCGTACTGCCTAGCCGCGGAGCGGCTCCTGGGGATCGAGGCGCCGCCACGCGCGCAAGTCCTCCGGGTCCTGTTCATGGAGCTGAACCGCATCGCGTCGCATCTGGTGTGGATCGGCACGGCCGGGTTGGATCTCGGCGCGGTCAGCATGATTCTCTACGGCTTCCGCGAGCGCGAGACGATCCTCGAGCTGTTCGAGGCGGCGACCGGCCTTCGCATGAACCATGCGTACGTGCGCATCGGCGGCGTCCTGATGGACCTTCCCGATCGTGCCGAGGAGAAGCTCGAGGAGCTCTTGGAGGTGCTCCCCGCTCGCATCCATGAGTACGAGAACCTGCTCGCGCGCAACCCCATCTGGCTCGAACGCAACGTCCACGTAGGCCCGCTTTCCCCGAAGGACGCGTTCGCCCTCGGGGTGACCGGACCGATCCTTCGCGCGAGCGGCGTTTCACGGGACGTCCGTCGTGACGAGCCGTACTGCGGCTACGAGACGTACGAATTCGAAGTGCCCGTCCGCGACGCAGGCGACTGCTACGCGCGCTTTGAGGTGCGGATCGAGGAGATGAAGCAGTCGCTCGGGATCGTCGAGCAGGCGATCGAGCGTCTGCGGGAGCCCGGTCCGGTGATGACCGAGGACCCCAAGGTGCGGTGGCCGGCGCAGCTCGAGGTGGGGCCGGACGGCATCGGCAACTCGGAGCGATACGTCAAGCACATCATGGAGGAGTCGATGGAAGCCCTCATCCATCACTTCAAGATGGTCACCGATGGCATCTCGGTCCCTGCCGGCGAGGTGTACGTCCCAGTGGAGTCGCCACGCGGCGAGCTCGGCTACTACGTGGTCTCCGATGGCGGGAACCACCCGTACCGGGTCAAGATCCGCGACCCGTCCTTCGTCAACCTCCAGGCCGTTCCGCGGATGGTCGAGGGCGGGCTGGTGGCCGACACGATCGCGGTGATATCGAGCGTCGATCCGGTGATGGGCGGGGTCGATCGTTGA
- the nuoE gene encoding NADH-quinone oxidoreductase subunit NuoE: protein MAVLGAEDRARAAEIMARFPKGRERAAIIPLLYLVQSVEGHVTPDGLRDVAELLGTTTAEVEAVASFYTMFRLRPTGTHLVNVCTNLSCALVGAGDVFEAAHDATGAPHGGGVSEDGMFTVHEEECLGACDAAPVVQVDFVNHDKVSPERMREIVERLRNGEVPEPARGIAPTDFKHASRILAGVEE from the coding sequence ATGGCGGTTCTCGGCGCCGAGGATCGCGCGCGCGCGGCAGAGATCATGGCGCGGTTCCCCAAAGGCCGCGAACGCGCCGCGATCATCCCGTTGCTGTATCTGGTGCAGTCCGTCGAGGGACACGTGACGCCCGACGGGCTGCGTGACGTCGCCGAGCTGCTGGGCACGACGACGGCGGAGGTCGAGGCCGTCGCGAGCTTCTACACGATGTTCCGTCTCCGGCCGACGGGAACGCACCTCGTGAACGTCTGCACGAACCTTTCGTGCGCGCTGGTCGGGGCGGGGGACGTGTTCGAAGCGGCCCACGATGCCACCGGAGCTCCCCACGGCGGCGGCGTGTCGGAGGACGGGATGTTCACCGTGCACGAGGAGGAGTGCCTCGGCGCATGCGACGCCGCCCCCGTCGTGCAGGTCGACTTCGTGAACCACGACAAGGTCTCGCCGGAACGCATGCGCGAGATCGTCGAGCGTCTTCGCAACGGCGAAGTGCCTGAGCCTGCGCGTGGCATCGCCCCCACGGACTTCAAGCACGCCTCCCGGATCCTCGCGGGGGTCGAGGAATGA
- the nuoF gene encoding NADH-quinone oxidoreductase subunit NuoF — MTEKIITANWGNDEVFSLDGYRANGGYEALRTALDMTPADLIDVVKASGLRGRGGAGFPTGVKWSFVPQDTGKPTYAVANFDESEPGTFSNRELIEREPHQFLEGLAIATYAIGSHDAYVYCRGEFLWPDLVLQQAIAEAYEAGIFGESVLGTGYEINVIQHRGAGAYICGEETALLSSLEGYRGQPRLRPPFPAVEGLFGCPTLINNVETLCNVPHIVRNGGEWFAEIGPEKSPGTKIFSVSGKVERPGNYELPMGAALRTLLEEHAGGVRDGKQLKAWTPGGSSTPMLTDEHLDVHLDFESIAAAGSLLGTGAIIVMDESDCIVEATRRLIAFYAHESCGKCTPCREGTWWGARVLERIQAGYGRPEDLPVLEDLGQNMLFRAFCALADGAVSPIQSSLKHFRDEYEAHIAERRCPFTGRGPGVVDETAEAPAGDRGLSEVLG, encoded by the coding sequence ATGACGGAGAAGATCATTACCGCGAATTGGGGGAACGACGAGGTCTTCTCCCTCGACGGGTATCGCGCGAACGGCGGGTACGAGGCGCTCCGCACGGCGCTCGACATGACGCCAGCGGACCTGATCGACGTCGTGAAGGCGTCTGGGCTCCGGGGGCGAGGTGGCGCTGGGTTTCCCACGGGGGTGAAGTGGTCGTTCGTCCCACAGGACACCGGCAAGCCGACGTACGCCGTGGCGAACTTCGACGAGTCCGAGCCGGGCACGTTCAGCAACCGCGAGCTGATCGAGCGCGAGCCGCATCAGTTCCTCGAAGGCCTGGCCATCGCAACGTACGCGATCGGCAGCCACGACGCCTACGTCTACTGCCGGGGTGAGTTCCTGTGGCCCGACCTGGTCCTCCAGCAAGCGATCGCCGAGGCGTACGAGGCAGGCATCTTCGGCGAATCGGTTCTCGGTACCGGCTATGAGATCAACGTCATCCAGCACCGCGGTGCCGGCGCCTACATCTGCGGCGAGGAGACGGCGCTTCTGTCGTCGCTCGAGGGTTATCGCGGGCAGCCGCGACTCCGCCCTCCGTTCCCGGCCGTCGAAGGTCTGTTCGGCTGCCCAACGCTGATCAACAACGTCGAGACACTCTGCAACGTGCCGCACATCGTTCGCAACGGCGGCGAGTGGTTCGCCGAGATCGGTCCCGAGAAGTCGCCGGGGACGAAGATCTTCAGCGTCTCCGGCAAGGTCGAGCGTCCGGGCAACTACGAGCTGCCCATGGGAGCAGCGCTCCGAACGCTGCTCGAAGAGCACGCCGGCGGTGTGCGGGACGGGAAGCAGTTGAAGGCGTGGACGCCCGGCGGTTCGTCCACGCCGATGCTCACCGACGAGCACCTTGACGTACACCTCGACTTCGAATCGATCGCCGCGGCCGGATCACTGCTCGGTACGGGAGCGATCATCGTGATGGACGAGAGCGACTGCATCGTCGAGGCGACGCGACGTCTCATCGCGTTCTACGCACACGAGTCGTGCGGCAAGTGCACGCCGTGCCGGGAGGGCACGTGGTGGGGTGCCCGCGTCCTCGAACGGATCCAGGCAGGGTACGGCAGGCCGGAAGACCTGCCGGTCCTTGAGGACTTGGGGCAGAACATGCTGTTCCGCGCGTTCTGCGCGCTCGCGGACGGCGCGGTCAGCCCGATCCAGTCCAGCCTGAAGCACTTCCGCGACGAGTACGAGGCGCACATCGCCGAGCGGCGCTGCCCCTTCACCGGCCGCGGCCCTGGTGTGGTGGACGAGACGGCCGAGGCGCCGGCCGGCGACCGCGGACTGAGCGAGGTCCTGGGATGA
- a CDS encoding NADH-quinone oxidoreductase subunit G: MSSPATELVTLTVDGKEVTVPKGTLVIRAAEQLGIEIPRFCDHPFLEPIGACRQCYVEIEGQRKLFTSCTTDVAPGMVVKTQNASAVAKEAQVANLEFLLLNHPLDCPICDRGGECPLQDQALAFGPGESRYTEPKRVYAKPLALSPLVALDRERCVLCARCTRFCDEISGDRFIELFARSAGERVSIAAGEDFRSPFSGNTVQICPVGALTSTPYRFAARPFDLSSADSVCGHCSSGCNVKVDVRRGEIVRVLARDNVEVNDAWICDKGRYAFRHSDLDTRVTTPLIRDRGLEPASFDEVFGEIARWSKGARVAFITGGRLADEDAYALSKLARTVFASNDLDHRRSFNGGRAEEVAAGVPQWTTYEDVERAPAILVAGVDTEQEVPILHLRIRKAVRRGARVFVIHPRMTRLADVAEHELARPEHQTYVLEQIHEAAEGEESFAGRVASALRAAGGDAVVIAGERLTEHPLAADVALSVANRFGSRFAFVTRRANDRGALRAGVHPSLLPGGRRMNVDDERAEVEAAWGQLPSASAGRSTRQILEASANGEIDLLFLIGVDPLRDLPNDALTTRALRNARYKVVQGLELGDLEPYADAFLPATAWPEREGRTTDWEGRSQSFRPVRAPAGVSRPDWQIFVGLAEAMGCSLGFETIDALREEAAPLLAPRAVPVRSTAWTGTGRPQLAGELTAFTYPLLVDEGRMVEGADELKAALEEEVFVEMHPEDAEKHALHHGDRVRVRTETAESELPLRVTGDVAKGAVFVPFNQPGFAANRLLGAGFIEPATVEPVQVAEGANAVRTPVEA, encoded by the coding sequence ATGAGCAGCCCGGCGACGGAGTTGGTGACGCTCACCGTCGACGGCAAGGAAGTCACCGTTCCCAAGGGCACCCTCGTGATCCGCGCCGCCGAGCAACTGGGGATCGAGATCCCGCGATTCTGCGATCACCCATTCCTCGAACCGATCGGCGCGTGCCGTCAGTGCTACGTCGAGATCGAGGGGCAGCGGAAGCTGTTCACGTCGTGCACGACGGACGTAGCGCCGGGCATGGTGGTGAAGACGCAGAACGCCTCGGCCGTCGCGAAGGAGGCGCAAGTCGCGAACCTCGAGTTCCTCCTTCTGAACCATCCGCTCGACTGCCCGATCTGCGACCGCGGCGGCGAATGCCCCCTGCAGGATCAGGCGCTCGCCTTCGGCCCGGGCGAGAGCCGGTACACCGAACCCAAGCGTGTGTACGCGAAGCCGCTGGCGCTGTCGCCGCTCGTCGCGCTCGACCGCGAACGATGCGTGCTGTGCGCCCGTTGCACGCGATTCTGCGACGAGATCAGCGGCGACCGGTTCATCGAGCTGTTCGCGCGTTCCGCGGGCGAACGCGTCTCGATCGCCGCCGGTGAGGACTTCCGCTCACCGTTCAGCGGGAACACGGTTCAGATCTGCCCCGTCGGCGCGCTGACGTCGACCCCGTATCGATTCGCCGCTCGTCCGTTCGATCTGTCGAGCGCCGACTCCGTGTGCGGGCACTGCTCGTCCGGGTGCAACGTGAAGGTCGACGTGCGCCGCGGCGAGATCGTGCGCGTGCTCGCGCGCGACAACGTCGAGGTGAACGACGCCTGGATCTGCGACAAGGGCCGGTACGCCTTCCGCCATTCGGACCTCGACACGAGAGTCACCACACCGTTGATCCGCGACCGCGGTCTGGAGCCGGCATCGTTCGACGAGGTGTTCGGCGAGATCGCGCGGTGGTCGAAGGGCGCGCGCGTCGCTTTCATCACCGGTGGCCGGCTGGCTGACGAGGACGCGTACGCGTTGTCGAAGCTCGCGCGCACGGTGTTTGCGTCGAACGATCTGGATCATCGGCGCTCGTTCAACGGAGGACGTGCGGAAGAGGTCGCCGCCGGGGTCCCTCAATGGACGACGTACGAGGACGTTGAGCGCGCGCCGGCCATCCTCGTCGCGGGTGTGGACACGGAGCAGGAGGTGCCAATCCTTCATCTTCGGATCCGCAAAGCCGTTCGTCGCGGCGCGCGCGTGTTCGTGATCCATCCGCGGATGACGCGACTGGCCGACGTCGCCGAGCACGAGCTCGCCCGGCCCGAGCACCAGACATACGTGCTCGAGCAGATCCATGAAGCGGCCGAGGGCGAGGAGTCGTTCGCCGGTCGCGTGGCATCGGCACTCCGAGCGGCGGGCGGGGACGCCGTCGTGATCGCCGGCGAACGCCTGACGGAGCACCCGCTCGCGGCGGACGTCGCGCTCTCGGTGGCGAACCGCTTCGGCTCGAGGTTCGCGTTCGTGACTCGGCGCGCGAACGACCGCGGCGCGCTCAGGGCCGGCGTCCATCCCTCACTGCTTCCCGGAGGGCGACGCATGAACGTCGACGACGAACGCGCCGAGGTCGAAGCCGCGTGGGGCCAGCTTCCATCGGCCTCGGCTGGCCGCTCGACCAGGCAGATCCTCGAGGCCTCGGCGAATGGCGAGATCGACCTGCTGTTCCTGATCGGTGTCGATCCTCTCCGCGACCTGCCGAACGACGCGCTGACCACGCGCGCGCTCCGCAACGCCCGGTACAAGGTCGTCCAGGGCCTCGAGCTCGGCGACCTGGAGCCGTACGCCGATGCGTTCCTCCCGGCGACGGCGTGGCCGGAGCGGGAGGGCCGGACGACGGACTGGGAGGGGCGCTCGCAGTCCTTCCGTCCGGTCCGCGCCCCCGCCGGTGTCTCCAGGCCGGACTGGCAGATCTTCGTCGGGCTCGCGGAGGCCATGGGTTGCAGCCTCGGGTTCGAGACGATCGACGCGCTCCGCGAGGAGGCTGCTCCGCTCCTCGCACCGCGCGCGGTTCCCGTGCGCTCGACCGCGTGGACCGGAACGGGCCGGCCCCAGCTCGCCGGCGAGCTCACCGCATTCACCTATCCGCTGCTCGTGGACGAGGGCCGGATGGTCGAGGGCGCCGACGAACTCAAGGCCGCACTGGAGGAGGAAGTCTTCGTCGAGATGCATCCGGAGGACGCCGAGAAGCATGCGCTGCACCACGGCGATCGGGTGCGGGTTCGAACGGAGACCGCGGAGTCAGAGCTTCCGCTGCGCGTGACGGGGGACGTCGCGAAGGGCGCCGTGTTCGTTCCGTTCAACCAGCCGGGGTTCGCCGCGAACCGGTTGCTCGGGGCCGGTTTCATCGAACCGGCCACGGTCGAGCCGGTGCAGGTCGCGGAGGGGGCAAACGCTGTGCGGACCCCCGTGGAGGCATGA
- the nuoH gene encoding NADH-quinone oxidoreductase subunit NuoH: MDWLDWVLLVVRVVVVFFALLLSVLVLIWIERKVIADMQTRVGPMRAGPRGVLVTLADGIKLFFKEGITPTLVDRPVYAIAPVISLLPAFLSFAVIPFGPGVELFGRHVPFQIADLSIGVLWILAMGSLMVYSIVLAGWSSGSNYPLLGSIRSTAQMISYEVGLALALVAVLMYSGSLRMSEIVAGQDTVWNIVPQFPSFVIYLIAGLAETNRPPFDLPEAESELVAGYHTEYSGIKFAMFFLGEYLNVITVAAVATTLWLGGWRGPAPDFLPWLWPVLWFLLKVFLIIYVYIWVRATLPRFRYDRLMSFGWKVLIPFGLVWILATGAVVVLPDVYSRRAVIIGAALVVAAVLALSLVWPLLSRPASREVRQP; encoded by the coding sequence ATGGACTGGCTCGACTGGGTACTGCTCGTCGTCCGCGTCGTCGTCGTCTTCTTCGCGCTGCTCCTCAGCGTGCTGGTCCTGATCTGGATCGAGCGCAAGGTCATCGCCGACATGCAGACGCGCGTCGGGCCGATGCGCGCCGGGCCGCGAGGCGTGCTCGTGACGCTCGCCGACGGCATCAAGCTCTTCTTCAAGGAAGGGATCACACCGACGCTCGTGGACCGACCCGTCTACGCGATCGCGCCGGTCATCTCCTTGCTTCCGGCGTTCCTGTCCTTTGCTGTGATCCCGTTCGGACCCGGTGTCGAACTGTTCGGCCGACACGTTCCGTTCCAGATCGCCGACCTCAGCATCGGCGTCCTGTGGATCCTGGCCATGGGGTCGCTGATGGTCTACTCGATCGTCCTCGCGGGCTGGTCCAGCGGCTCGAACTACCCGCTCCTCGGCAGCATCCGAAGCACCGCGCAGATGATCAGCTACGAGGTGGGGTTGGCGCTCGCGCTGGTCGCCGTCCTCATGTATTCGGGTTCGCTGCGGATGTCGGAGATCGTCGCCGGCCAGGACACGGTATGGAACATCGTGCCGCAGTTCCCTTCGTTCGTGATCTACCTGATCGCAGGGCTGGCCGAAACCAACCGTCCGCCGTTCGACCTTCCTGAGGCCGAGTCCGAGCTCGTCGCCGGGTACCACACCGAGTACTCCGGCATCAAGTTCGCCATGTTCTTCCTCGGCGAGTACCTCAACGTCATCACCGTTGCCGCTGTCGCGACGACGCTGTGGCTCGGCGGGTGGCGAGGTCCGGCGCCGGACTTCCTGCCGTGGCTGTGGCCGGTCCTGTGGTTCTTGCTGAAGGTGTTCCTGATCATCTACGTCTATATCTGGGTTCGTGCGACGCTGCCGCGGTTCCGCTACGACCGGCTGATGAGCTTTGGGTGGAAGGTCCTGATCCCGTTCGGGCTCGTGTGGATCCTGGCCACGGGTGCGGTCGTCGTGCTGCCCGACGTCTACAGCCGGCGTGCGGTCATCATCGGCGCGGCGCTCGTCGTGGCGGCGGTTCTCGCTCTCTCACTCGTGTGGCCGCTGCTCTCGCGACCCGCTTCCCGGGAGGTACGACAGCCGTGA